AATTATCAAGAAAAGGAACACAAGCAGAGAATGTTCAGTATATGGGTCATTGACTCGAAAAGAGCATTGCATAACTATGATATGTGAAGAATGTGACTTGATAATTGACAGAACCGAAAATGCAACAATAAACATAGCAAGACGGGGTCGAACAAGGCTGATACGATCCCTTCATAAAATGAGAAAGGGCAATCAGGTGAAGCGATGAAACAGTCAAAAGATGTGGAACAGATGATAGCAAGCTAGATCATATCAATAAAGCTTTTACAATGTCTTTTAAAAAGATCATATAAATAAAAACGTAAGATTAATATTTGCTTTATTCTTTGAATATGCACAACTTAATTGAAGCATGCAAGTAATGAATCTGCACTGTTTGAAAAATTATTGATCTGATATGGGACCAGTCTGCAAAGCTTTTGCATCTACAGTTTTAGCGTAAACTCAGATTTTAAAAGCATATAAAAATAACTTTGAATGTATATTATCTTCAGTTGCCTAGAAATTAAATCATTTAAAAAATAGCATTATAATAGACTATATAATCATAAGGTTTATATAAATAGATATTAATTACTGTAAGTAGGGATGAATCATGGTAACAAAAGAATCTAAACAGGAAGACTGGTTTGAAAAATTACAATCAGACTTAAATAAGAAATCGGAAGAGATTTTAAAAGGATATAATTTAGAATCAGACAAGAAAAGAAGCATAAATATAGAAATGGTCCAGGATCTCTGGAAAATTTACCTTAAGTTCGTTGATGTGAACGTGCACTTTACCTTAGATCCACCAGCTACAAACTGGGCCTCTTTTACTGATTATCCTACTAATTGGAAAATCAGGGATGAATATAACTTTGGAGCTTTGAATAGCATCTCTTTTGTAGATACAACGAGAGAAGATGACAGAACTGGCGATGCACTAAAGATGATGTATGAGCTAGGTCCTGATGGAGAAAAAATTAAGATTACCTTCGAGTTTTTTGAAGGTGAAAAGTACTATAAATATTCTGGCTGGAAAAGAACTTACGCAAAACATATATTATACGATAATTTAGTCTCTAAGTCCTCTATCGATGAGATACATAATATTCTCTCTGATCTGATACTTAAATGGTATGAATCTCACTTAAAGAGAGACCGAAACTTGCTCATAAACCATATAAAAGAAAAGTACCCGATAAGCGAGAGTTTTACAGAATAATATTTTTTATTTTTTTAATATGTTTCTGTACCTGAAAGAACTTCTATACCTTTATCTGTAATATAGTAAGGTCTTATTTTTCTAGAATGATTAGTTCTTCTCATTTTTATAACACACATAGTTAACCTCAGTTCATCTGCACGCTCGATATATTTTAAGAGAATAACTCCATCCACCACATACTCTATTAATCCATCTCTAGAACTTGATGGGTTTCTAGGATCTACTTCTGCAGTGATAATTGATGTTGCACCAGATTCCTTAATAGCTTTTACCAGTGAAAAAATTCCTTTTCTCTTTTCTGCATCAGTATCAAAAAGCATGCTTAACAAAGATACAGAATCTAATACCAATCTTTTTGCACCAAATTCTCTTATCTGTTCCGGAAGGTCACTGTTTATCCTCTCAACTGTGTTTAAAGCAGATTCGGGATCAAGCTTTATCACCAGTAGCTTATCTTCTTTAATATATGAATCTATGTCCCAGCCATAAACTGCTGAATTTTTTGCAATATCCTCACTGTTTTCTTCCAAGCTTATATAGATTCCTTTTTCACCGTTTACCAACCCTTCCCAAATAAATTGCAATGCCAGTGTTGTTTTTCCTGTCCCAAATTCTCCCAGTACTGCAACACATTCATGCTCTGGGATACCACCCTCTAACATATTGTCAAGCCCGCTAATGCCAGTTTTTATTTTCATTCTTTCACCTGATCCTTTCAGTATCTACTACTACAAACCCTCTTTTATTGTTTAGAGAAGTATCAAACCTTACAATCTTCTCTTCTTCCAAGTGAGATAACACCCCATTAAACTTTAAAACATACATGTATCTCGAGCGTATATAATATTTTTCATATCCTTGCCATCTAAATACTATTACACCATCAACAGTATCATATAATATTGCCTCTAAACGTTTATCTACTATTGACTCTGCTAGCATTAGATATGTTATTCCATTTCTCGATTTTGTAAATCTTTGCAGTCCCTTAATAATGTCTATAACAGCGCTCTGTTCTATGTAGGGGGATATTATAAGGTCAGTCAATGAGTCTATAATTACTATACTATCGTCTCCGTTTTCATTTATATAGTCTACAAATTCACTGAGCAGATCTTTATCTTCTTTAAAGATATTGCTTTTTTCTCCAATCCAGTTTTTAGGCACTTTACTCCTTTTAAAATATAATCTAGAAAAATCTTTGAAAATAAGTGTGTTCTTAAAATCAGATATAAAATCCTGATCAAAGATAAGATCTATATTTCTTTCAATCTCCTCTCTTGACCTTGAAAAGGAAATATAATGTGTTTTATTGGGAATATGTACGATATTTCCATACTTTTCGTAATCCCTTTTTTTATCGTCTCCCAGAGAGTCACTAAGCTTTATCGCCGAGGTTAAAGCAAATTCTAAAGCACCTGCACCAGGCTCTCCTGTCAAAATGATCAGAGAACCATTAGGTAACCCTCCCTTTACGATACTGTCAAAGTCTGGAACCTCTGTTGGAATTTTAACTTTTGGGTCCATTTTTTATCTCCCTCCATAAACTCTCTGCAGCTAGTTCTATTGATATCCTTGAATTATAATGTGGAACAAATCCATAACTTTTGATTTTACTTATATCTAGGATCATAACCTTAATGTCCCCGATCCATCCTCTTCCATCTTTACCACCTGTAAATTTAAAATCTACATTTTTTAAGTTCATTGTTTTTACAACAATACTTGCAATATCTTTTACATTGATATAATCTTCAGAACCTATATTAAATATCTCAACAAACTCTTTTTTGTGCTCGAACCCAAATATTATGGCGTCAATACATTCCTCTATATATAGGTATGATTTAGACTGAGAGCCATCTCCCAAAATCTCTAAACTATCTGGATTTAACAGAAGTTTGTGAATAAAATCATATATAACCCCATGTGTACCGTGCTCACCTACAATGTTGGCAAATCTGTAGATCACAGAGCTTAATCCATAATTCTGGGAATATGCAGTAATATATGCCTCTGCTGCCAGTTTTGACGCCCCGTACATAGATATCGGTATCAATGGTCCGTAATTTTCGGGTGTGGGCATTAATTTAGCCTCTCCATAAACCGTAGAGCTGGAAGTGAAAATAAGGTTATTTACGTCCTTGATTCTCATAGCTTCTAACAAATTTGAGGTGGTTATTACATTCTGTTTTAAGTGAATATCTGTATCTAAAGCTCCAATTCTAACATCCGGATTTGCAGCTAAATGAAATATTATGTCAATATTTTCAAGGGCAGGATTTACTTCTTCCTTTGCCAAAAGGTCCCCCTTGATAAACTTAAAGTTTTTTAAGTTCATATAATCTTTCAAAAGATCAATATTTCCACTGCTTAAATTATCAAATACTACTATGTTATTATCTTTTATTAATCTTGCTACTAAATTACTGCCTATAAAGCCTGCTCCACCAGTAATTAGTATATTTTTGTTCCTAATCATACTTGCTCACCAGTACATAGTGCTCTTTTTCATACGGTTCAATATTTATAGTTTCTTTCACATTCTTTAATTTCTTTCTTTCTATCTCAAGAACTTGCTTTGCAGATTTAGTCACATCTATTGCTTTTGTTTTAAGTGCCAAGATCCCGTAGCCTCCATGTGATAGAAACCTGACATTTTTATTAAATATCTCTGCCTGATTTTTCTGGGCTATATCTTGATATATTATATCTATATCTTTTATAAAAAATTCATATTTTTCAGGATGATTTGCATCTTCTAATATAGGATACACATTTTTTCTTTTTTCTGCAAGACTCAATAATGATTTAAAAGACCTCACAGATTTTTCAATAGCAAAAATATTTCCCTCAACACAGATGTCTGATAAGAAAGAAACAGTATTCCCAAATGAGGCACCGAGATATAAGATGTTTGAATTTTTCTTAAAAGGGAAAAGTCCTATATTTTTGTACAGAGCAGCGGATAATTTACTTTTATATGGGTCCCAGTACCTATATTCTTGATTATTTATCTTTAAAACTCTCTCTCCAAACAGAGATCCTTGTGAATAATTTAAAGTATATAAGTCTCTATTATGCTCAAAGACACCAAAATATCGTTTTGATAGGATCATAACAAAGATGATATATCATACACGTTTTTATAAATGTTTTGCTGTGGCTATGGCGGTAATATATAGTTGGATAAATAATATTTTTTCAATTTTTTATGTACAATACGTATTTTTGAACCGCATCTATTGTGTCAGTAATATACCTCGAAAAAGATTAAAAAATATGCACTATGCTAACACAGGATAAAAAATGATCCAACCGTCAATTTTCACCCAAGATACAATAATAAAATTTATATATGACTGCGAATAATGTCTTACCGTGGCTTTTGCAGTATCTGGGAATATAATAATCAGAAAGTTCAATATAGACTCACTTTCTAATATAATAAAAATAGCGGATATGAGTTTGGATGAAAAGTATTCCATAGATCTTTTTCTTGATATATATAGTGAATGGCCTGAGGGATTCTTAGTAGCAGAGATGAACAATAATATAGTAGGTTTTTTAGCCGGAGCTAGATTATCTGCAAAAGAAAGTAGAATATTGATGCTAGCTGTAAATCCAAATTATCAAGGATTAGGAATTGGATCCAAACTAGTTAATAACTTTGAAGCGCTTTCTATAGCTAATGGTATCAGAACTATAAGATTAGAAGTGCGCGTTTCAAATTATAAAGCAATCCAGTTTTATCAAAAAAGAAAATATGTAATTGCGAATATTATTCCGCATTACTATACTAACAACGAAAATGCATTTTTGATGTGGAAAATCCTTATTTTTTAAAACAATGGTATTTTTCCGCTCATTAGTTCCATTGTTAGATCACTAATATTTGCGAGATAACTGTCCGCAATACTTTCAAACTCTCTCTTGTATTTATTAATATTTACATTCGCATTAGGCACAACCTGTATGCTTGCAACCTGAGGCTCGTCAATTGGTTTTCCGATCTGTGATACGATTCTGACATTTACTTCTTTTAGATCGCCACCGGCAGTGTCGTAGATTTTGTCTGCAATTTTGAATGAGAGTATATTATAAAGCTTACCTACATGCGTTACCGGGTTCTTACCCGCAGAAGCCTCCATGCTCATCGGACGATAAGGTGTTATTAAACCATTTACTCTGTTTCCTCTACCCACTGAACCATCATCTCCATTTTCCATAGAGAGACCGGTCACGGTTATATAGTAGCTCGAGAATTTTTCTAGATCTGCAGTATTGACAAATATATTTACTTTTTTGTCCGTAAACTTTCTAGAGTAATCTAGCAGTTTTTCTTTCAGTTCCAGTTTTGAATTATTATATTCTTTCGGAGAAGCTACTCTCTTTCCAACATATGCTGCAGCAACAGTAAGATTTATTACATCCTTATTTCTCACGCCCATAACTTTTATATCATATCCTATTTCTGGCATGGTCTCTTTTAAGCTACCATTTATATATTTTTCAGTTTCTAATGTGAGCTTATCTGTCTCTGAGAGCGGTGCATAACCAACCCCGAAGGAAGTATCATTTGAAAGATTCTGTTGAGAATACAGAGAGGTTAGATCCACAGATCCTTGCCCAATTTTGCAGTCTATTATAACATCTTCGTCAGTGTCCAGATCTTTAAAATTATTTCTTAAATATTCTCTGGCAGCTTTTAGCGCTATAGTTCGGTATGGGATCCTATCATTATTCACCTTAGTAGTAGCACGTCCAACCAATAATATATAAATAGGTTCTAGCATATTTCCTCCTCCAAATTCTGGTTTACTCTGTCCACCCACAACCTGTGTTTCATCAGTATTGTGATGCAGAACCTTTCCATAGTTTTTATAATAATAGTTACTTAATGCTCTACTAACAGACTCAGATAGTGCATCGGCCACGCTATCAGGATGTCCTATTCCTTTGCGCTCTACCAACTCTACATCTCGCTCAATTACCGCTTTTTGATCATTTTCTTCTACAACTATATTTCTAGGCATTTTTATTTTCCTCCTAGTGAATAAAAAGATATATAATCCTTCAAGTTTTAAATTTTTCGGTGCAATCACAGCTAAAATCTAAGGCCATAAATATCAAGTAACTTCGTAAATTTCTTGGTTTCAGTGATAAAAGCTAGGCCTTCTCTGGTGATTTTGTAGCTGTTGGTCCCATCTATTTCTTCGATCAATTTTTTTTCTTTTAAAACTCCAATGTAAGTAACTAATCTAGTATATGGCACATTCACCTTTTTTAAAATATCTCCTATCGTTTCATCTCCTTCTTCCAGGCTGGTCAATATTTCAAGCATTATTCCCATTTCAGTCCTGTTTTTTCTCATTTGTTCCCCTTAAAAGTACAATGTAAAGTGGTACAAAAAACATTATTACTCCAGCACTTAAAAATAGCATTGATAATATTTGAATTACGCCATTATTTACAACAACATTAAACATGTTCAATCCCACAGAAATAATGAACAACAAAAACGAAGAAAATACTACAAGTGAATAAAGCTCCTTGGTTTTTTGTTTTAATATAATGATGCTGTTATAAACAAGGAAGTAAAGAGAAAGCACAAGTAAAAGATTATAAACGATCATCAATGGTAATGCAGCTAATATTATCTCTTTTCTGAAATACTGAATATAAATAATAAAAAATGCCAAGGTCTCAAAAATAGTTGAATAAACTAAAAAATCGAAATTGTAAAAATAGCTCATCATAGAAAATAAGAAGCTTAGGGAAAAAAAGAAGTAAGTCAATAACAATATATAAAATGATCTTTTTTTTAGTTTGTTAAACGCCACAGAAAGTAATATTGTTGAAAATACTGAAATCGCAAATCCGAATATGGATGCAAATAAAAGGATATAATTCATAAATACTAATTATTACTACTCTGTTTATAAATCTTATCATTTTCAATGAATTTATCTACCAACGCAAATATTCACCTTTTTATTCATCTTATCAAACAACCCTAATTTTAATTTTCATCTTTTTAAGTGGTCGTAAAAACGATTTTTTAAATATTATAATGCAATTTAACTTTTCAGAATAAAAGGGCGTGTGGCCTAGCATGGATAGGGCAACGGCCTCCTAAGCCGTAGATCAGGGGTCCAAATCCCCTCACGCTCGCTCTAAAATTAATAAAAAATATTTTTTATATAGTTTATTTTTTTTAAAATGCAGTGCCTTGATACAACATGATCTGAGAATTAACCTCTATTTCAAGCTCTCATGGTGCGGCATTGATCGATTATTCGTCATGTGTTTGCTGTTATCCGTATCTTTTTCTATGTTCTTTCATAGTAAAAGATCTCAGATTTTAATTCTTTTTCAGTATTGGAACCTTTAGACTCTGATATTATTAGGATAGTGTTTTAGGAGTCTCTGCTTGTTAATTTGCATAACCTTTATGTCTGTTATACCTTTTGATTAAACTAGAGTATAGATTCCGTTCATCTTTGAAAATTTTTAATTTACATATGAGATATATTTTTTTAAAAAATCGTTTAATATTACAATTTTTAGAAATAAAATGTTGATTAATATCTTTTTATAACTTTTATATATATTTTTTGCACGTTTTATTTATTAATTAGCTATAAAATAAAAATAACCATTTAAAATATATGCAGAAATAAGATAATATTTAAATATTGGTAATCATTTAACTAACTGGTGAATTTTATATGGTTGTAGATTATACATCTGCTTTACTGGCAATATCGGCTAGCATAGCCATTGCTGGTGGACTGATAGGTACTGGTCTTGCTCAACAAGGTATTGGTGCAGCAGGTATGGGTATAATTGCAGAGAAACCAGAAAAATTTGGACAGGTGCTATTTTTCTTTGTTATTCCTGAAACCCTCTGGATAATCGGATTTGTGCTCGGAATAATTTTGTTGTTGCATATCCTATAAGCGGGATAAGTATGTCTCTTGAAAATATAATACAGGAAATAGAAAATCGCAAAACTCTAGAGATCAATAAAATTATAGATGAGTACACTAAAAAGATTAATGATGTGAAGGTCCAGAAGGAGAAAAAAATAAATGAAATAAAAGACCTATATTCCAGGAAAAAGAATGAAGAAGCACTTTTAATAGAAAAAAGAGAGCTCGATGCTGCCGAATTTGAAGCGAAGAAGATTGTAAGAGATAAAGTTGCAGAACTTATAAATATCAATGTAGATAAAGGAGTTATTATCCTGGAGAATCTTAGAGATACAGCAGAATACAAGGAAATTTTAAACAAGATGATTCAGGTTTCTAAGAAGCTTTTAGGTTCTAATTGCACAGTTAAGGTAAATTCAGCAGACGCAAACTTGATTACTGATTCTTCAGTAACTATTGTAAAGGATAGCGTTGACAAGTATGGCGGGATCATTGCAGAATCAGAAGATAAAGAAGTGGATCTTACAATTTCTTCAATTATTAAAAATTTGAGAGAGCGCATAGCTATGGAATTATCTAATATTGTAGGTGAACATTAGATGGATTCTACGTACTCAGGTGCATATGGACGCGTAAAAGTTTATCAGACTGAGTTTTTATCATCTGATTTTATTAACCATCTTATAGAGCTCAACAGTTTGGAAGATATTATGCATGCACTTTCTTCGACGCCATATCAAGAAGATATTACATCTCTCATTTCTTTGTATAAAAATCCAGATCTGTTAGAGATGGTTCTTAATAGGCATCTCATAAAAAAAAATAAGATAGCAATGTTTGCCATGCCACCCTTGTCTAAAGACTTACTGAAGGTTTATTTTTCAAAATGGGATATTGAGAATATTAAATCAATTTTGTCTTCGAAGTTGCTTGGCTATAATTTAAAAGAGAATGAGTCTTTTTTAGTTAGCTTTAGGGATATTCCCATGGGAATATTTGGAGGAACTATTTCATACGAAGATTATAAAATACTTATGTCTCAGGATTCGATTGAAGATATTGCTAACTACTTATCCAAATTTGGATATGGTTCTCTTTTGATTCAGTATATTGATACATATAGAAAGACTGGAGACATCTCTAATATGTTATCTTCCTTGGACACATATTTCTACACTAAATTGATGGAGAGCTTAAAATATTATCGAGGCGATGAAGGGCCTTTAATCAGATACTTTAGGGAAGATATAGACAGCAAGAACTTGATGATGATTCTCAAATCTAAAGATCTCGGAGTAAAGTATGCGGATATTGCTAGCAATGTTATTCCCTACGGTAATTTATTGATTTCATACATGGAAGAACTATATAAAAGCGAGAACGTTGAAGAGATATGTAATAAACTAGAATCTAAAATTATATTTGACAAAGCATTAAAGACTTATCAGGAGACAGGTCAATTAAGTGGCTTTGAAATTGAATTAAAAGCTGGAATTTATAAGAGATATCTAGAGATATTATCTTCTCAATCATTATCTATTGGCTCTATTTTTGCATTTATATTAAGGTCAGAGATTGAAAGGCAGAATTTAAGAGCTATAGTTGTAGGAAAAAATTATCTATTAGAAAAAGAGAAAATAGCAGAACTTATAATAAAAGGGTGAATAAGAATGTCTAAAATCCAAGAAGACGGAAAGATCGCGGTAATAGGCGAGAGAGCTTTGGCATTGGGATTCCGATTAATAGGATTAGAGCATTCTTACATATATGATGGTGCAGAGGGGGTAAATAAGTTTTTAGAACTTTATAAATCAAATGAATATTCATTGATTATGCTATCAGAAAGTTTAAAACAGTATATGGATAAGAGGTTAATAGAGTCTATAGAGCTTTCTACTAAACCTCTTGTAGTCTTTATTCCACTATTAAAAACTGGTGAAGAAGAATCTGTAAGCAGTCTAGCAAAGAGGATATTAGGTGTAGATATAGGAAGGTGAATTATTATGGGTAAAATTGTAAGAGTTTCCGGGCCGGTGGTAATCGCTGATGACCTGGAAAAAGCGAAAATGTATGATGTAGTTAGAGTTGGATCGTTAGGATTAATTGGCGAGGTTATACGAATTTCGGGAGATAAAGTGACAATACAGGTGTATGAAGATACCAGTGGTATAAGACCGGGCGAGATTGCTGAAAATACCGGGAAACCGTTATCTGTACAGCTTGGTCCGGGGTTGTTAACCTCCATTTATGATGGAATACAGAGACCGCTGGATGTTATAAGGAAAGAAAGTGGAAACTTTATAATGAGAGGATTAACTGCTAATCCTTTAAACGAGGAAACATTATGGGAATTTGTACCGGTTGTAAAAAAAGGAGATAAAGTTGTAGAGGGTCAGATTATAGGCACTGTTCAAGAAACTAGCTTGATTATGCATAGGATAATGGTTCCATTCGGAATGAGTGGTGTTATTGATGAGATCAATGGTGGCAAATACAAGGTTTCAGATACTATTGGAGTATTGAAAACCAGTTCTGGTCCTGTCAATTTAAAACTTAAACAGGATTGGCCAGTGAGGATTGCAAGAAGAGTTTCTCAAAAACTTCCACCATCTATACCTTTGGTTACGGGGCAGCGTGTGATAGACACTTTTTTCCCGGTGGCAAAAGGAGGTACCGTAGCCGTGCCTGGTCCTTTTGGATCTGGAAAGACAGTAGTACAGCACCAGCTTTCTAAGTGGGCAGACAGCAATATAGTTGTATATGTGGGCTGTGGAGAGCGTGGTAATGAGATGACTGAAATCTTGACAACTTTTCCTGAACTGAAAGATCCTAAAAGCGGAAAACCTTTAATGGAGAGGACAGTATTGATTGCAAATACTTCTAATATGCCAGTCGCTGCAAGAGAAGCCAGTATTTATACGGGAATAACTATTGCAGAGTATTACAGGGATATGGGTTATGATGTTGCGATAATGGCTGATAGTACGTCCAGATGGGCAGAAGCATTACGTGAGATATCGGGCAGGCTAGAAGAGATGCCAGGAGAAGAGGGTTACCCAGCCTATCTTGGAAGAAAGGTATCTGAGTTTTATGAGAGATCTGGCAATGCGGAAGTGATCGCTCCCGATCACAGATTTGGATCTATAACAATAGTAGGTGCGGTATCTCCGCCAGGAGGAGATATTTCAGAACCGGTGTCTCAAAACACGCTTCGAGTAACGAGAGTGTTCTGGGCATTAGACGCATCTTTAGCTTCAAGAAGGCATTTTCCATCTATAAACTGGTTAAACAGTTACTCATTATATCATGATGTATTAGCAAAATGGTATAACAGCAACATTGCCTCAAACTGGAACGATCTTTATTCGGAAGCAATGAACATCTTACAGAAAGAGGCCGAATTGCAAGAGATAGTTCAGCTTGTTGGATACGATGCACTTCCTGATAAAGAAAAAGTGATATTGAATATTGCAAAGATGATAAGAGAGGATTTTCTACAGCAAAGTGCTTTTGACGATGTTGATACATACTGCTCGTTAAAGAAACAGTATCTAATGTTAAGCACTATATTAGATATGGGTAAATACCAGAATAGTGCTGTGGAGAAAGGTATAGAAATATCTAAGATTCAGGCAGTGCCGGTAAAAGAGAAGATCTCGAGAATGAAAGAAGTAAAAGAATCAGATATCGAAGCATATCAAAAATCATTGTCGCAAGAGATAAAATCTTCATTTGAAACTTTGATGGGGGTTTAAAAGATGGTAGATGTAAGTTATAAATCTATTTCGCAGATCAGCGGGCCACTGTTATTTGTTGAGAAAGTAGCAAATGCAGCATATAATGAGCTGGTAGAAATCACACTTGAAAGTGGAGAGACGAGAACAGGGCAGGTACTTGATACCAGTTCAGGGCTGGCAATTGTACAGGTATTTGGGCCTACATCAGGTATGAATCCAGGCAGCACAAAGGTTAAATTTTTAGGGCAAACAGCAAATGTTTCAGTTTCTGATGAGATGCTAGGAAGAATATTTAACGGGCTAGCTCAGCCTATAGATCACGGTCCTGCAATTTTAACAAAAGAGCGATTTGAAGTGGT
This is a stretch of genomic DNA from Thermoplasmata archaeon. It encodes these proteins:
- a CDS encoding winged helix-turn-helix domain-containing protein, translated to MRKNRTEMGIMLEILTSLEEGDETIGDILKKVNVPYTRLVTYIGVLKEKKLIEEIDGTNSYKITREGLAFITETKKFTKLLDIYGLRF
- a CDS encoding KaiC domain-containing protein, encoding MKIKTGISGLDNMLEGGIPEHECVAVLGEFGTGKTTLALQFIWEGLVNGEKGIYISLEENSEDIAKNSAVYGWDIDSYIKEDKLLVIKLDPESALNTVERINSDLPEQIREFGAKRLVLDSVSLLSMLFDTDAEKRKGIFSLVKAIKESGATSIITAEVDPRNPSSSRDGLIEYVVDGVILLKYIERADELRLTMCVIKMRRTNHSRKIRPYYITDKGIEVLSGTETY
- a CDS encoding V-type ATP synthase subunit F; the protein is MSKIQEDGKIAVIGERALALGFRLIGLEHSYIYDGAEGVNKFLELYKSNEYSLIMLSESLKQYMDKRLIESIELSTKPLVVFIPLLKTGEEESVSSLAKRILGVDIGR
- a CDS encoding fibrillarin-like rRNA/tRNA 2'-O-methyltransferase, producing MILSKRYFGVFEHNRDLYTLNYSQGSLFGERVLKINNQEYRYWDPYKSKLSAALYKNIGLFPFKKNSNILYLGASFGNTVSFLSDICVEGNIFAIEKSVRSFKSLLSLAEKRKNVYPILEDANHPEKYEFFIKDIDIIYQDIAQKNQAEIFNKNVRFLSHGGYGILALKTKAIDVTKSAKQVLEIERKKLKNVKETINIEPYEKEHYVLVSKYD
- the rimI gene encoding ribosomal protein S18-alanine N-acetyltransferase, with protein sequence MAFAVSGNIIIRKFNIDSLSNIIKIADMSLDEKYSIDLFLDIYSEWPEGFLVAEMNNNIVGFLAGARLSAKESRILMLAVNPNYQGLGIGSKLVNNFEALSIANGIRTIRLEVRVSNYKAIQFYQKRKYVIANIIPHYYTNNENAFLMWKILIF
- a CDS encoding V-type ATPase subunit, translated to MDSTYSGAYGRVKVYQTEFLSSDFINHLIELNSLEDIMHALSSTPYQEDITSLISLYKNPDLLEMVLNRHLIKKNKIAMFAMPPLSKDLLKVYFSKWDIENIKSILSSKLLGYNLKENESFLVSFRDIPMGIFGGTISYEDYKILMSQDSIEDIANYLSKFGYGSLLIQYIDTYRKTGDISNMLSSLDTYFYTKLMESLKYYRGDEGPLIRYFREDIDSKNLMMILKSKDLGVKYADIASNVIPYGNLLISYMEELYKSENVEEICNKLESKIIFDKALKTYQETGQLSGFEIELKAGIYKRYLEILSSQSLSIGSIFAFILRSEIERQNLRAIVVGKNYLLEKEKIAELIIKG
- a CDS encoding recombinase RecA yields the protein MDPKVKIPTEVPDFDSIVKGGLPNGSLIILTGEPGAGALEFALTSAIKLSDSLGDDKKRDYEKYGNIVHIPNKTHYISFSRSREEIERNIDLIFDQDFISDFKNTLIFKDFSRLYFKRSKVPKNWIGEKSNIFKEDKDLLSEFVDYINENGDDSIVIIDSLTDLIISPYIEQSAVIDIIKGLQRFTKSRNGITYLMLAESIVDKRLEAILYDTVDGVIVFRWQGYEKYYIRSRYMYVLKFNGVLSHLEEEKIVRFDTSLNNKRGFVVVDTERIR
- a CDS encoding methionine adenosyltransferase; amino-acid sequence: MPRNIVVEENDQKAVIERDVELVERKGIGHPDSVADALSESVSRALSNYYYKNYGKVLHHNTDETQVVGGQSKPEFGGGNMLEPIYILLVGRATTKVNNDRIPYRTIALKAAREYLRNNFKDLDTDEDVIIDCKIGQGSVDLTSLYSQQNLSNDTSFGVGYAPLSETDKLTLETEKYINGSLKETMPEIGYDIKVMGVRNKDVINLTVAAAYVGKRVASPKEYNNSKLELKEKLLDYSRKFTDKKVNIFVNTADLEKFSSYYITVTGLSMENGDDGSVGRGNRVNGLITPYRPMSMEASAGKNPVTHVGKLYNILSFKIADKIYDTAGGDLKEVNVRIVSQIGKPIDEPQVASIQVVPNANVNINKYKREFESIADSYLANISDLTMELMSGKIPLF
- a CDS encoding NAD-dependent epimerase/dehydratase family protein, whose amino-acid sequence is MIRNKNILITGGAGFIGSNLVARLIKDNNIVVFDNLSSGNIDLLKDYMNLKNFKFIKGDLLAKEEVNPALENIDIIFHLAANPDVRIGALDTDIHLKQNVITTSNLLEAMRIKDVNNLIFTSSSTVYGEAKLMPTPENYGPLIPISMYGASKLAAEAYITAYSQNYGLSSVIYRFANIVGEHGTHGVIYDFIHKLLLNPDSLEILGDGSQSKSYLYIEECIDAIIFGFEHKKEFVEIFNIGSEDYINVKDIASIVVKTMNLKNVDFKFTGGKDGRGWIGDIKVMILDISKIKSYGFVPHYNSRISIELAAESLWREIKNGPKS
- a CDS encoding V-type ATP synthase subunit A; translated protein: MGKIVRVSGPVVIADDLEKAKMYDVVRVGSLGLIGEVIRISGDKVTIQVYEDTSGIRPGEIAENTGKPLSVQLGPGLLTSIYDGIQRPLDVIRKESGNFIMRGLTANPLNEETLWEFVPVVKKGDKVVEGQIIGTVQETSLIMHRIMVPFGMSGVIDEINGGKYKVSDTIGVLKTSSGPVNLKLKQDWPVRIARRVSQKLPPSIPLVTGQRVIDTFFPVAKGGTVAVPGPFGSGKTVVQHQLSKWADSNIVVYVGCGERGNEMTEILTTFPELKDPKSGKPLMERTVLIANTSNMPVAAREASIYTGITIAEYYRDMGYDVAIMADSTSRWAEALREISGRLEEMPGEEGYPAYLGRKVSEFYERSGNAEVIAPDHRFGSITIVGAVSPPGGDISEPVSQNTLRVTRVFWALDASLASRRHFPSINWLNSYSLYHDVLAKWYNSNIASNWNDLYSEAMNILQKEAELQEIVQLVGYDALPDKEKVILNIAKMIREDFLQQSAFDDVDTYCSLKKQYLMLSTILDMGKYQNSAVEKGIEISKIQAVPVKEKISRMKEVKESDIEAYQKSLSQEIKSSFETLMGV
- a CDS encoding ATPase, translating into MVVDYTSALLAISASIAIAGGLIGTGLAQQGIGAAGMGIIAEKPEKFGQVLFFFVIPETLWIIGFVLGIILLLHIL